Proteins encoded together in one Mycobacterium simiae window:
- a CDS encoding HAD-IB family hydrolase/lysophospholipid acyltransferase family protein, translating into MSRAEGQKDTPAQDLRLPGSVAEILASPPGPKIGAFFDLDGTLVAGFTAVILTQERLRRRDMGVGELLSMVQAGLNHTLGRIEFEDLIGKASAALAGRLLTDLDEIGERLFAQRIESRIYPEMRELVRAHVARGHTVVLSSSALTIQVNPVARFLGITNTLTNKFEINEDGLLTGKVVKPILWGPGKAAAVQRFAAEHDIDLKDSYFYADGDEDVALMYLVGNPRPTNPEGKMAAVAKRRGWPILRFNSRGPVGLRRQIRTLAGIGSMFPVAAGAVGVGLLTTSRRRGVNFFTSTFPQTLLMTAGVSLNVIGKENLTAQRPAVFIFNHRNQFDPLIAGSLVRDNWVAVGKKELQKDPIIGTLGRLTDGVFIDRDDPVAAMETMRTVEERAKKGLSILIAPEGTRMDTTEVGPFKKGPFRIAMAVGIPIVPIVIRNAELVAARNSTTINPGTVDVAVFPPISVQDWTVETLPERIAEVRQLYLDTLANWPVDELPAADVYAEKKAAKKAAKKVAKRSEPAKAPAKGKGPAKKAKPKKAAPKTAAKSQPAQQHPNQSEVALKDGQTPPQPATEQSDTAIISPPQGRT; encoded by the coding sequence ATGAGCCGCGCCGAAGGCCAGAAGGACACTCCTGCACAGGATTTGCGGCTACCCGGATCAGTCGCCGAGATCCTCGCCAGCCCGCCCGGGCCCAAGATCGGCGCCTTCTTCGACCTGGATGGGACGCTGGTCGCCGGCTTCACCGCCGTCATCCTGACCCAGGAGCGGCTGCGGCGACGCGACATGGGAGTGGGCGAGCTGCTCTCCATGGTGCAGGCGGGCCTGAACCACACGCTCGGACGCATCGAGTTCGAGGATCTGATCGGTAAGGCCTCCGCCGCGTTGGCTGGTCGGCTGCTGACTGACCTGGACGAGATCGGCGAGCGGCTTTTCGCTCAGCGGATCGAGTCGCGCATCTACCCGGAGATGCGGGAACTGGTTCGCGCCCACGTCGCCCGCGGCCACACCGTGGTGCTCAGCTCCTCGGCCTTGACCATTCAGGTCAACCCGGTGGCCCGGTTTTTGGGCATCACCAACACCCTGACCAACAAGTTCGAGATCAATGAAGACGGACTGCTCACCGGCAAGGTTGTGAAGCCGATCCTGTGGGGCCCGGGCAAAGCCGCTGCGGTGCAACGGTTTGCGGCCGAACACGACATCGATCTCAAAGACAGCTACTTCTACGCCGACGGCGACGAGGACGTTGCGCTGATGTACCTGGTCGGTAATCCACGGCCGACCAACCCCGAAGGCAAGATGGCGGCGGTTGCCAAGCGGCGCGGCTGGCCGATCCTGCGATTCAACAGCCGCGGCCCGGTGGGGTTGCGACGCCAAATTCGGACCCTGGCCGGCATCGGGTCGATGTTCCCGGTCGCGGCCGGCGCGGTGGGAGTCGGTCTGCTGACCACCAGCCGCCGGCGTGGCGTCAATTTCTTCACCTCGACGTTCCCGCAGACATTGCTGATGACCGCCGGGGTCAGCCTCAACGTCATCGGCAAGGAGAACCTGACCGCGCAGCGCCCGGCGGTCTTTATCTTCAATCACCGCAACCAGTTTGACCCCCTCATCGCGGGCTCGCTGGTGCGCGACAACTGGGTCGCCGTGGGCAAGAAGGAATTGCAAAAGGACCCGATCATCGGCACCCTGGGCCGGTTGACCGACGGCGTGTTCATCGACCGCGATGATCCGGTCGCCGCGATGGAGACGATGCGCACGGTCGAGGAGCGCGCCAAGAAGGGGCTGTCGATTCTGATCGCACCCGAAGGCACCCGGATGGACACCACCGAGGTCGGGCCGTTCAAGAAGGGACCCTTCCGCATCGCGATGGCAGTCGGGATACCGATCGTGCCCATCGTGATCCGTAACGCGGAGCTTGTCGCGGCCCGCAACTCCACCACGATCAACCCGGGCACGGTGGACGTCGCGGTGTTCCCGCCGATTTCGGTGCAGGACTGGACGGTTGAGACACTGCCCGAGCGCATCGCTGAGGTACGCCAGCTGTACCTGGATACGTTGGCGAACTGGCCGGTGGACGAGCTGCCCGCGGCAGATGTGTACGCCGAGAAGAAGGCGGCAAAGAAAGCCGCGAAGAAGGTGGCAAAGAGGTCGGAGCCGGCCAAGGCCCCAGCGAAGGGTAAGGGTCCGGCCAAGAAAGCGAAGCCCAAGAAGGCGGCGCCCAAGACCGCTGCGAAATCCCAACCTGCCCAGCAGCATCCGAATCAATCGGAGGTTGCGCTCAAAGACGGTCAGACGCCGCCGCAGCCGGCCACCGAGCAATCCGACACGGCGATAATTTCCCCGCCCCAAGGGCGCACGTGA
- a CDS encoding WS/DGAT/MGAT family O-acyltransferase, with protein sequence MAEPEGRPGLPDELGPVDYLLHRGEANPRTRSGIMALELLDSTPDWDRFRTRFESASRKVLRLRQKVVVPTLPTASPRWVVDPDFNLDFHVRRLRVSEPGTLRQVFDLAELILQSPLDISRPLWTATLVEGLPDGKAATLLHISHAVTDGVGGVEMFAEIYDLERDPPAKPTPPVPVPQDLSPNDLMRQGLNRLPLNIVGGVAGAVAGAVSAAGRVILEPVSTVSGIVDYAVSGVRVVNRAAEPSPLLRRRSLTSRTEAIDIRLSDLHKAAKAGGGSINDAYLAGLSGALRRYHQALGVPIGTLPMAVPVSLRADADTAGGNRFTGVNLAAPLGTADPVSRMKKIRAQMTQRRDEPAMNIIGALAPVLSVLPSAVLEGLTGSVIGSDVQASNVPVYPGDTYIAGAKVLRQYGIGPLPGVAMMVVLISRGGWCTITVRYDRAAVREEALFAQCLLEGFDEILALADDPPPRAVPASFTAQTEAASRSVSSS encoded by the coding sequence ATGGCTGAGCCCGAGGGACGTCCCGGGTTGCCCGACGAACTCGGGCCCGTGGATTATCTCCTGCATCGCGGCGAAGCCAATCCGCGTACCCGATCAGGAATCATGGCCCTGGAACTGCTTGACAGCACGCCGGACTGGGACCGATTCCGCACCCGGTTCGAAAGCGCGTCTCGAAAGGTGTTGCGGCTCCGGCAGAAGGTCGTCGTGCCGACGTTGCCGACCGCGTCGCCGCGCTGGGTGGTCGACCCCGACTTCAACCTGGACTTCCATGTCCGCCGGCTCCGGGTGTCCGAACCAGGAACGCTGCGTCAGGTGTTCGACCTTGCCGAGCTGATTTTGCAGTCGCCACTGGACATTTCGCGGCCGCTGTGGACGGCCACCCTGGTCGAAGGACTGCCCGACGGCAAGGCCGCGACGCTGCTGCACATCAGCCACGCCGTCACCGACGGTGTGGGTGGCGTCGAGATGTTCGCCGAAATCTACGATCTCGAGCGCGACCCGCCGGCCAAACCGACACCGCCGGTGCCCGTCCCGCAGGACCTGTCGCCCAACGACCTGATGCGCCAGGGCCTGAACCGTTTGCCGCTGAACATCGTCGGCGGCGTCGCAGGTGCGGTGGCCGGGGCGGTGTCAGCGGCCGGTCGGGTGATCCTGGAACCGGTATCTACGGTGTCGGGGATCGTGGACTACGCCGTGTCGGGAGTGCGGGTGGTCAACCGCGCCGCGGAGCCCTCGCCGCTGTTGCGCCGGCGCAGCCTCACCTCGCGCACCGAGGCCATCGACATCCGGCTCTCCGATCTGCATAAGGCCGCAAAGGCCGGCGGCGGGTCGATCAACGACGCCTACCTGGCCGGTCTATCCGGCGCCCTACGCCGCTACCACCAGGCGCTCGGAGTACCGATCGGCACATTGCCGATGGCCGTGCCGGTCTCGTTGCGGGCCGACGCCGACACGGCCGGCGGCAACCGGTTCACCGGCGTGAACTTGGCAGCGCCGTTGGGTACCGCCGATCCGGTGTCGCGGATGAAGAAGATCCGGGCCCAGATGACCCAGCGCCGCGACGAGCCGGCAATGAATATCATCGGCGCGTTGGCGCCGGTGCTCAGCGTGTTGCCGTCGGCCGTGCTGGAGGGCCTCACCGGCTCGGTCATCGGCTCGGATGTGCAGGCTAGCAATGTGCCGGTATACCCGGGAGACACCTACATCGCCGGTGCAAAAGTATTGCGGCAGTACGGCATTGGGCCGTTGCCCGGGGTCGCGATGATGGTGGTCCTGATTTCACGAGGGGGGTGGTGCACCATCACCGTGCGCTATGACCGGGCGGCCGTGCGGGAAGAGGCGTTATTCGCGCAGTGTCTGCTGGAGGGCTTCGACGAGATCCTCGCGCTGGCCGATGATCCGCCGCCACGCGCGGTGCCAGCCTCGTTCACCGCCCAAACCGAAGCGGCGTCGCGATCGGTGTCGAGCTCATGA
- the lipQ gene encoding esterase LipQ gives MGVAMSKTGRYASAGSQAFRLLAEAKGASRAAALLLRGSPFALGWFAGWLTTEFPPHVVTGHALSRVSAPAIGRVGANWAGQRAEQTLTAALEESFGPGYVDEVCHPTCAEPECAPRGGLLNRPGPHRRYAAQTSDISYGPRGRDNLLDIWRRHDMAPGRRAPVLIQVPGGAWAVNGKRGQAYTLMSRMVELGWICVSIDYSKSPRATFPAHLIDVKRAIAWVRENIADYGGDPSFIAITGGSAGGHLASLAALTPNDPQFQPGFEDADTTVQAAVPYYGVYDFTNADTMHELMMPFLEQFVMRARFAETPERFRAASPISYVHDQAPPFFVLHGQKDELVPCGQARDFCEAMRTAGAAVVAHAELANAHHAFDILSTARSRLAANAVADFLGIVYGRRDSTLIDSWAVSATSAS, from the coding sequence ATGGGCGTGGCCATGAGCAAGACTGGGCGGTACGCCAGTGCCGGTTCGCAAGCGTTCCGCCTGTTGGCCGAGGCCAAGGGCGCGTCGCGGGCGGCCGCCCTGCTGCTGCGCGGTTCGCCATTCGCCCTCGGCTGGTTTGCCGGCTGGCTGACCACGGAGTTTCCGCCGCACGTGGTGACCGGACACGCGCTGTCGCGGGTCTCGGCGCCCGCGATCGGTCGGGTCGGCGCCAACTGGGCCGGCCAGCGCGCGGAGCAGACGCTCACCGCGGCGCTCGAAGAGTCCTTCGGGCCGGGATATGTCGACGAGGTGTGCCATCCCACTTGTGCAGAGCCCGAGTGCGCACCGCGCGGCGGGCTGTTGAACCGGCCCGGCCCGCACCGCCGGTACGCCGCACAGACGTCGGACATCTCCTACGGACCGCGCGGTCGCGACAACCTGCTGGACATCTGGCGCCGCCACGACATGGCGCCCGGCCGACGCGCGCCGGTGCTGATTCAGGTTCCCGGCGGGGCGTGGGCCGTCAACGGGAAACGCGGTCAGGCCTACACGCTGATGAGCCGGATGGTGGAACTCGGCTGGATCTGCGTGTCGATCGACTACAGCAAGAGCCCGCGGGCCACCTTCCCGGCGCACCTGATCGACGTGAAGCGGGCCATCGCATGGGTTCGCGAGAACATCGCCGACTACGGCGGCGACCCCAGCTTCATCGCGATCACCGGCGGCTCGGCCGGTGGACACCTCGCCTCGTTGGCCGCGCTGACCCCCAACGACCCGCAATTCCAGCCGGGGTTCGAAGACGCCGACACCACCGTTCAGGCGGCGGTGCCCTACTACGGCGTCTACGACTTCACCAACGCCGACACCATGCACGAGCTGATGATGCCGTTCCTCGAGCAGTTCGTCATGCGCGCTCGATTCGCCGAGACACCCGAGCGTTTCCGCGCGGCCTCGCCAATTTCCTACGTCCACGACCAAGCGCCGCCCTTCTTCGTGCTGCACGGGCAGAAAGACGAACTGGTGCCCTGCGGGCAGGCCAGGGACTTCTGCGAGGCGATGCGTACCGCCGGAGCCGCGGTCGTGGCGCACGCCGAGCTTGCCAATGCCCACCACGCGTTCGACATCCTGTCGACGGCCCGGTCGCGGCTGGCTGCCAACGCCGTCGCCGACTTTTTGGGCATCGTCTACGGCCGTCGGGACAGCACGTTGATCGACTCGTGGGCAGTCTCGGCAACCTCTGCCAGTTGA